CCGAAGGTTTCAACGGGGGTCCAGCAGCCTTTGTCTAAAGTGTCTTGCAGGTTTTGCTCGGTGCCGTTGGCAACAATCAGGCCGTCTGAAGGAATGGTACGCACAAGGTGGTGGAACTGGGTTTGGATGGCGGCCAGATCGGCGAAAATATCGGCGTGATCGAATTCGAGGTTGTTCAGAATCGCGGTGCGCGGGCGGTAATGCACGAATTTGGAGCGTTTGTCGAAAAACGCGGTGTCGTATTCGTCGGCTTCGATCACAAAAAACGGCGACTGCGAATGCGGGTCTTGGCGCGGCGCTTGCGGCAGGCGGGCGGACACGCTGAAATTCTGCGGCACGCCGCCGATAAGGAAGCCCGGCGCCAAACCGGCGTATTCGAGCACCCATGCCAGCATCGAAGCGGTAGTGGTTTTGCCGTGCGTGCCGGCCACACCCAGCACCCAACGACCCTGCAACACGTTTTCAGCCAGCCATTGCGGGCCGGAAACATACGGCAGGCCGCGGTTCATCACTGCTTCCACCACTTCCATGCCACGTTTGGCCACATTGCCGATCACATAAAAGTCGGCGGGGAATTTATCCAGCTGCGCGGCATCGAAGCCTTCGTGCACACCTATGCCCAAGGCTTCGAGCTGGGTGCTCATCGGCGGATACATTTTGGCGTCGCAGCCGGTTACTTTAAAGCCTGCTTCTTTGGCTATCGCCGCTACGCCGCCCATAAAGGTGCCGCCGATGCCGATAATGTGGATGTGTTTCATAGCTGGGTTTCTGTGCGCAAAAAACGTGATTATATAGCGAATCGGCGCCGCATTCGGCCTCTTCCGGTGATTTTTCCGCCCTGCCCCGCCGTTTCGCGCAAAGCCACCCCCGCGGCATACGCAAAACCGCACGCCGCACCCTTAATTTTTTCTCGCACAACTTTACATAAATCAGTATGATAGCAACCTTACCGGCAGAAAAACGCCTGCTGCACACACTTCAGGCCTGCCGGCAAAATAAAACCATACTTAAATTTTGAAGAGGTATCACCGTGTCTGATTCTAACCAATCCAAGCGCGAAACCTTCTCGAACCGTAGGGCATTTATGTTTGCCGCCATCGGTTCGGCGGTAGGTTTGGGCAATATTTGGCGCTTTCCCTATGTAACTTACGACAACGGCGGTGGCGCGTTTATCGTGCCCTACCTGATTGCGCTGCTCACTGCGGGCATCCCCCTGCTGTTTTTGGACTACGCCATCGGCCACCGTTACCGCGGCTCGCCTCCCTTGGCGTTCCGCCGCCTCAACCGCGCCCTGGAGCCTTTCGGTTGGTGGAACGTGTTGGCCAACGTGATTATCTGTATCTACTATGCCGTGATTATCGGCTGGGCGGCCAGCTACACCTACTATTCGCTGGTTGGCGCATGGGGTGCCGACCCGCAGGCGTTTTTCTTTAAAGACTATCTGCACATGGCCGACGGCGTATCCGTGGGCTTCGATTTCGTAGCCAAAGTGCTCGGCCCCTTGATCGGCGTGTGGATTTTCACCTTTCTGATTCTGGCGCTGGGCGTGCAGAAAGGCGTGGCGCGCTCGTCGAGCTTCTTTATGCCGCTCTTGGTGGTGATGTTCCTGATTATGGTAGCCATCGCGCTGACCCTGCCGGGCGCCGCCAAAGGCTTGGATGCGCTGTTTACGCCCGATTGGTCGAAACTTTCCAACCCCAGCGTGTGGGTTGCCGCCTACGGCCAGATTTTCTTCTCGCTGTCTATCTGCTTCGGCATCATGGTAACCTATTCCTCTTACCTGAAACCCAAATCCGACCTCACCGGCACGGGCTTGGTGGTAGGCTTTGCCAACAGCAGCTTTGAAGTGTTGGCCGGTATCGGCGTGTTTGCCGCGCTGGGCTTTATGGCCACCGCTGCGGGCAAAGAAGTGAGCGAGGTAGCCTCTTCGGGCATCGGTTTGGCCTTTATCGCCTTCCCCACCATCATCAACCAGGCTCCGTTCGGCTCGTTAATCGGCGTGCTGTTTTTCGGCTCGCTGGTTTTTGCCGGCATCACTTCGATGATTTCGATTGTGGAGGTAATCATTGCCGCCGTGCAGGACAAACTGCGCTTGGGGCGCGTTGCCGCCACGTTTGCCGTGTGCCTGCCGATGGGCATCGTGTCGGCGCTGCTGTTCGGCACCACCACCGGCCTGCCGGTGTTGGACGTGATGGACAAATTCGTCAACACCTACGGTATCGTCGCCGCCGGTTTCCTGTATGTTTTGGTATTGGTTGCTACCAAAAAACTGCCGGTGCTGCGCCAACATATCAACGCGATTTCATCGTTCAAAGTCGGCACCTTGTGGTATGTTTTCGTGTGCACCACCGTTGCCATGCTGGGCTATATGCTGTTTAACGACACCAAAACCCTGCTGGCCGAAAACTACGAAGGCTACCCCGACTGGTTTTTGGACACCTTCGGCTGGGGTATGTCGCTGGGCTTGATTGTGCTGGCATTGCTGCTGTCGCTGCTGCCGTGGCGCATGGAAAACAAATTCAACCCCGACGAAGCCCACAAATCCGACGAAACCCGCAAAGGAGAACAATCATGAGCGCCGCCGCCATCACCATGCTTGTGATAACGCTGGTTATCATTTGGGGTGGATTTATTGTTTCGGTGATGCGTCTGCCGAAAGAATAAGCCCGACCGCCAAGCAGTAAATAAAACGGAAAGGCCGTCTGAAAAATATGAACTGTCCCCCAATACTTGGACAAGTTAGGAATCTTTCTCAAACAGCCTTTTCAAGCTGGGTTCTGTAGCCGACAGGACTCAGCTTTTTCAAGTTTAAACTAATCCGTTCATGATTGTAGTAATGTATGTAATCATCTATTACCTCCGTCAGCTCCGCCACCGACAGCGCACCTTCCTGATAGAAACTCTCCGTTTTCAGTATACCGAAGAAACTCTCCATCGGCGCATTGTCCCAACAATTGCCTTTGCGCGACATACTTTGCACAATCCCTTTCTCAGCCAATTTCGTTCGATAAGCCTCGGTGCGGTAAAGCACACCCTGGTCGGAATGCAGCAGCGGCGTTTGGCCTTTCAGACGGCCGAATGCTTGGTCCAACATTTGCGCCACCATTTTACTGTTTGCTCTGCGGCCTAAAGAATAGGCCACAATCTCCCGATTAAACACATCCAATATCGGCGATAAGTACAGCTTCCCGTCTGTGCATTTGAACTCCGTCACATCGGTCAGCCATTTGTCTGCCGGTTTGCCGGCGGTAAACTCACGATTGAGAATATTGTCCGAAGCCTCTCCCACTGTTTGCGGACGGTAGGTTTTTTTACTGCGGACTTTGGCTTTCAGTCCCAACAAACCCATAATGCGCTGTACTTTCTTTTTGTTCCACGACAATACGGCGGCAATCCGCCGGTGGCCGTAACGGCCTTTGTGTCGGCGGTAGACTTCGCTCACTGCGGTTTTGGCCGCCGTATCGGGATCGGTTTTGCCGGTGTGGTAGTAGAAACTGCTTTTGGGAATGCCGGCACTGTGCAGCAGGTATTTCAGCGGGTGCTTTGCCCTCAGCGTTTGGACGGTTTCGCAGCTTTGGCGGCGGCCGCTTCCTTTTCGTTGAGGGTTTTCATGTGCTTTAGGTAGTCGTTCTCCGCCCTCATGTATCGCAATTCTTCAATCAGTTCGGCCTGTGTTTTTTCGTGGTCGGGTTTGTCGGCGGTAAACGGGTTTTTGCGTTTGGTCTTCATGGGGTTAGCCTGCGGGTGCCGGAGTGCGGCGATGCCGCCTTGCCGATAGGCGGCTATCCAACGGCGCAGGTGGGTGCGTGAGACGTTGAAGTGCTCTGCGGTGCGCTGTTGGCTGTGCACCTGGTGGTAATGGAGTACGGCTCGGTATTTGAAGTGTAGGTTATATTTGGACATAAGAAAACTGCACCTTTTAAAGTTGGAGGGGGTGTCCAATTTTTGGGGTGCAGTTCAATATTTTCAGACGGCCTTTCCGTTTCTAAAGCATTCACGTTATAGTCAATTAAAATAAGAACTACGTAGCAGTGCAGTCATAAAATCTCCCACGGCAGGTAAAACTTTCCGCAAATGCTTTTTAATATTCGCCCATACCTTTTCAATCGGATTAAGCTCGGGTGAATAAGGAGCAAGGGGCAATACTTTATGTCCCTGCTTCTGCGCCATTTCAGTCAAAACCGCCATACGGTGGAAACGGGCATTGTCCATAATGATGACGGATTTCTCCGTCAGTTCGGGCAGCAGCATTTGCTCAAACCATGCTTCGAACAGGCTGCCGTCCATGGTGCCGCAATAGGTCATGGGGGCAATCAGGCTGCCTTTACCTTGGATTTGTGCCGCAACCAATGAAATACGTTGGTATTTTCTGCCGCTGATTTGTGCTTTGACGGGTACGCCTTTTTTCGAGTAAGCGTAAGGGCGGTAAAAAAAGGTGTCGAACCCTGTTTCATCAAGAAAAACTGCTTGATAGTCAGTATATTGGCTCAATGCTTGTTGATAAGCGGCTACTTGTTCGGGTTTTTGTTCTTTGTATGTGGTGGTCTTTTTTTTCGTGTGATGCCCATGACTTTGAGCAGGTAGCTGACATTTGGGGCGCTGCACCCTAAATGTTCTGCGATTTCGTGCAGGTAGGCATCAGGATGCTGTTCGAGATAGTCTGAAAGCTGTTGCCTGTCTATTTTTGTGGCATTACCACCTTTGACTTGATGCGCCAGTGAACCTGTTTGTTCATAGAGTCGCAGCCAACTGCTCAGCGTTTTGTCGCTGATACCATATACACGGCAGACTTGGCTTGCATTTTGGCATTGCCGGTAATATTCGATTGCTTTTTGTCGGAGTTCTATCGGGTAGGCCATTTTTTTCTGCTGGTAAGGGGGAGTAAAGTTCGGAATTCTTATTTTAATTCACTATATATCGAAGCCTGAAAAGCAACATGGAACAGGCTGAGGCCTTTGCAAAAACTGCCTTGAGGCCATCTGAAATGCTTAAATTCCGTTTTGGCTTCGCAAGTGCGCTGCGTTAACCGCTCAGGCGGGAATAACGGAAAAGGAGCTTCGGGTGATGTTTTTGATTTTTGCAAAGACATCAGGCTTTGCCGAATCTTCAATCAACCGCTCTCCGTCTCACGCCTTGCCCGTGCTGCCGAAACCGCCGGCTCCGCGTTCGCTGGCGGCAAACTCGTCCACCAATTTAAACTCGGCCTGCACCACCGGCACCACCACCATTTGCGCGATGCGCGCCAACGGTTCGATGGTAAACGCCTCTTTGCCGCGGTTCCAAACCGACACTTTCAGCTCGCCCTGATAATCCGAATCGATCAGGCCGACCAAATTGCCCAACACAATGCCGTGCTTGTGCCCCAAACCCGAACGCGGCAGCAGTACGGCTGCGTAGGCGGGGTTGGCCAGATGAACGGCCAAACCGGTGGGCACGAGAAACGTGTCGCCCGGCTGCAAAACAACGGCTTCGTCGATACAGGCGCGCAAATCCAAGCCTGCCGAGCCGGGCGTGGCATAAGCAGGCAGGTTGCCGGCCATTTTCGGGTTAAGTATTTTCAGTTCCACTTCAGTTCGCATGATGGTTCTTCTGTTGTTTCAAAAGGCGTTTATTATACACAAAGGCCGTCTGAAAAGTTTCAGACGGCCTCTCATAAAGGCTTTGCAAATAAAGGCCTTGCAAAACCGCCCGCCCGGTCAGGCAAACGGGTGTTGCAGCAAAATGGTTTCCGCGCGGTCGGGGCCTGTGGAAACGATGGCGATGGGCGCGCCGCACACTTCTTCGATGCGTTTCAGATAAGCCTGGGCGTTGGCGGGCAGCTGGCTGAACTCGGTGGCACCGAAGGTGGATTCTTTCCAGCCCGGCAGGGTTTCGTAAACCGGCGTGCAGCCTGCCACGGCGTCGGCGCCGAACGGCAGAATATCGGTGGTGCTGCCGTCGGCCAAAGTGTAGCCCACGCAGATTTTGATTTCGTCTATGCCGTCCATCACATCGAGTTTGGTGATGCACATGCCGGTGATGCCGTTTACCTGAATCGAACGCTTCAGGGCGGCGGCGTCAAACCAGCCGCAGCGGCGGGCGCGCCCGGTTACCGAGCCGAACTCGTGGCCGCGCTCGGCCAAACCTGCGCCGATGTCGTCGAACAGCTCGGTCGGAAACGGGCCGGAACCCACGCGGGTGGTGTAGGCTTTCACGATGCCCAACACATAATCGAGCATTTGCGGAGGCACGCCCGCACCGGCGGATGCCGCACCGGCCAGACAGTTGGAAGACGTTACGAACGGATAAGTGCCGTAGTCGATATCCAGCAGCGTGCCCTGCGCGCCTTCAAACAGCAGCTTTTCGCCTTTTTGATTTTTCTCATACAGGGTGCGCGAAACATCGGTAATCATCGGTTTGATGCGGCCTGCGTATTTTTCGATAACGGCCAGCACGTCTTCCAGCTTCACCGGCTCGGCTTGGTGCAGGTATTGCAGCTGCACGTTGTAATATTCCACATTGGCCTGCAATTTGGGCAGCAGTTTTTCCGTGTCGAACAAATCCACCATACGCACGGCGCGGCGGGCGACTTTGTCTTCATAAGCGGGGCCGATGCCGCGGCCGGTGGTGCCGATTTTGCCGCTGCCGCGCGATGCTTCGCGTGCCTGGTCGAGCGCGATGTGGTAAGGCAGAATCAGCGTGGCGGTGGGGGCGATTTTCAGACGGCCTTCCACTTTTTTCACGCCGGCGGCGTTCAATTCGTCGATTTCGCCCATCAGCGCTTCGGGGGAAACCACCACGCCCGAGCCGATAAAGCAATCGAGCTTTTCATGCAGAATGCCGCTCGGTATCAGGCGCAAAACCGTTTTTTTGCCGCCCACCACCAGCGTGTGCCCGGCATTGTGGCCGCCCTGGAAACGCACCACACCGGCGGTTTCTTCGGCCAGCCAGTCCACAATTTTGCCTTTGCCTTCGTCGCCCCATTGGGCACCGATCACTACTACGTTTTTAGCCATAATTCTCAACCTGTTATTCAAACCAATTAAATTTCTGTTTCAACCACTTGCCAGCCGTCGCCTTGGCGTTGCAGGCGGCGGGTCGCTTTTCTGACGCCGTTTTGGCCGGCTCCGTAATCTATCACCACCGCCTGCCCTTCGGCGCGCAAACGGTTAACGGTTTCCTGCGCCTGCGGCAAATCGGCGGCCGCCACGGCAACCGGCGGCTGTTGCTCGCACGGCGGCAGCCGCCCGATGAAGGTGCGCAAATCGAAGCTGAAGCCGGTGGCCGGACGGGCGCGGCCGAAATATTCGCCCAAGCCGTCGTAACGGCCGCCGCGCGCCACCGCCTCGTGGCTGTCTTTGCCGTAGGCGGCGTATAACAGGCCGGTGTGGTAGTTATCCACCCGCAGTTCCGACAAATCGATATGCATGGCCTGCTGCGGGAAAGCGTCGCACACCGCCTGCAATTCGTTTAAGGCTTTGCCCACGGCAAACAAATCGGGCAGCTTGGCGCGCGCTTCGGCCAGCACGTCGCGCGAGCCGTAGAGCGCGGGCAGCAGCGAAAACGCTTTCGCCCACATGCCGTCGAGCTTCCATGCAACCACTTGGGCGTTGACGGCGGCGGCATCCTTATCCTGCATCAGCGCCAGCAACTGCGCCGCCTGCTCCTGCGCCAGCCCCGCCGCTTCTGCCAGTGCGCGGAACACGCCGATATGGCCGAGCGACAGCAAAACTTCGCCCACATCGCCGATGGCCACGCTTTTGAGCATCAGGTCGATAAGCTCGATATCCGCAGCCACATCGGCATAGCCGTATAGCTCCGCCCCCACCTGCAAAGGCTCGCGGGTGCTTAAAAAGCCGTCGGGGCGGGCATGCAGCACCGAGCCTGCGTAACACAGGCGGTTGATACCGTTATTGGCCGACAGCAGATGCGCATCGATGCGCGCCACCTGCGGCGTGATGTCGGCGCGGATGCCGAGCTGGCGGCCACTGAGCTGATCGACCACGCGTATGGTTTTCAGCGACAAGCCCGCGTCGATATGGGTAAGCAGCGAATTGCTGTACTCCATCAGGGGCGGGTGCACCAGCTCGTAGCCGTGCACGCGGAACAAGGCCAACAGCCGTTCCCGCGCGCTTTCGAGCTGGCGCGCGGAAGAAGGCAGAATGTCGGCGATGTGCTCGGGTAGTTGCCAAGACTGCATGAAAATCCAATCTTTCTGTAAACACAAAACACAACAAAGGCTGTTCAAACTTAAAAACCATCGTTTCGGGCAGCGCCCGCCGCCCGCGTTATGATTTGATTTTAAATTCAAACAGCCCCGAATTATTAAAGCAGAACTTTAACATAAAACAACAATGAAGTGCAGCCTGTTTTTGCCCCGCACAGCCGTACCGCTTGCGCGTTTTTGTTTTCAGACGGCCTAACCTTTATTGCCGGCACCGCAGTTTTCAACGCATAAAAAACGCCGCATTTCTGCGGCGTTTGCTTTTTCGGTTTATTTTGCGTTCAGCAGGGCTTGGTCAACGCGCTCGCGCAACTCCTTGCCCGGTTTGAAGTGGGGAACATACTTTTCGGGCACTTCCACACGTTCGCCGGTTTTGGGGTTGCGGCCGACGCGGGCCGGGCGGCGGTTCAGATCGAAGCTGCCGAAGCCGCGGATTTCGATGCGCTGGCCTTTGGCAAGCGAGCGGGTCATGGTGTCGACCAAAACCTTTACGCTGTATTCGACGTCTTTAGCCATCAGTTGCGTGCCGTTTTTTTCGGCAAACACTTCCGCCAAACGAACCATCAATTCAGACTTAGTCATGTCTGCACCTATTACTCTTGGTCGCCTGAAAGTTTGGCTTTCAGCAAATCGCCCAGGCTGGTGGTGCCGGCGCTGGCGGTTGCAGCGGCGTTAACGGAATTCAGGGCGTCGCGGTTGTCTTTGGCGTCTTTCGCTTTCACCGACAGCTTGATGCTGCGGTTTTTGCGGTCAACGGTGGCAACAACGGCTTCTACTTCGTCGCCTTCTTTCAACACGTTGCGCAGGTCTTCAACGCGCTCGCTCGACCATTCGGAAGCGGGCAGGTAGGCTTCCACTTCGTCGGACAGGGCAACCACGGCGCCTTTGGCGTCAACGGATTTGGCCACGCCTTTAACCAGCGAACCTTTGTCGTTCACGCTGATGAAGTTGCCGAAGGGGTCGCCTTCCAGTTGTTTGATGCCCAAAGAGATGCGTTCTTTTTCAACATCGATGGCCAACACAACGGCTTCCACTTCTTCGCCTTTTTTGTATTTGCGCACGGCTTCTTCGCCGGTTTCGGTCCAAGACAGGTCGGAGAGGTGAACCAGGCCGTCGATGCCGCCGGGCAGGCCGACGAATACGCCGAAGTCGGTGATGGATTTAACCGCGCCGGACAGTTTGTCGCCTTTGTTGTGGTTGGCGGCAAATTCTTCCCACGGATTGGCCTGGCACTGTTTCATGCCCAGGCTGATGCGGCGGCGGTCTTCGTCGATTTCGAGAATCATCACTTCTACTTCGTCGCCCAGTTGCACGACTTTGCTCGGGTGAACGTTTTTGTTGGTCCAATCCATTTCGGAAACGTGCACCAAGCCTTCGATGCCTTGTTCGATTTCAACGAACGCGCCGTAGTCGGTCAGGTTGGATACTTTGCCGAACAGGCGGGTGCCTTGTGGGTAACGGCGGGTCAGGCCGCTCCAGGGGTCTTCGCCCAGTTGTTTCATACCCAGGGAAACGCGTTGTTTGTCTTGGTCGAACTTCAGCACTTTGGCTTCTACTTCCTGGCCCACTTCCAGCACTTCGCTCGGGTGTTTCACGCGGCGCCATGCCAGGTCGGTAATGTGCAACAGGCCGTCGATGCCGCCCAAGTCAACGAATGCACCGTAGTCGGTGATGTTTTTAACGATGCCTTTAACAACCGAACCTTCTTGCAGGTTTTCCAGCAGGGCTTTGCGCTCTTCGCCCAAAGTTACTTCCAGAACGGCGCGGCGGGATACCACAACGTTGTTGCGTTTTTTGTCGAGTTTGATCACTTTGAATTCTACTTCTTTGCCTTCAAAGTGAGAGGTGTCTTTTACGGGGCGCACGTCAACCAGCGAGCCGGGCAGGAAGGCGCGGATGCTGTTGATCATCACGGTTAAGCCGCCTTTGACTTTGCCGTTGATGACGCCTGAAAGGATGTCGCCGTTTTCCATGGCTTCTTCCAGAGCGATCCAATCGGCGGCGCGTTTGGCTTTTTCGCGCGACAGTTTGGTTTCGCCGAAACCGTTTTCAACGGATTCGATGGTTACGGTAACGAAATCGCCTACTTTAACTTCAATCTCGCCCTGAGCGTTTTTGAATTCAGCCACGTCGATCAGAGATTCGGATTTCAAACCGGCGTTTACGGTAACGAAGTTTTGGTCGATGCCTACGACTTCGGCGGTAATCACTTCACCGGGGTTCATCTCTTGAAGGGTAAAGCTTTCTTCCAAAAGTTGGGCAAAATTTTCCATAGTCATAAATAACTCTTTTCAATACACCGCCAAGGGGTGCGGGGTGGGTTGTAAAAAACGCTTGCCGCCCTTGGCGCGGCAGACGTTTGCTGCAAACGGTTTTCAGACGGCCTTTCAAGATTCGGGGCCGTCTGAAAAAAGCTGGCGGGATTATACAGCAAGCTTAGATTTTTGCATACCAATCAAGCACTTTTTTTACCGATTCTTCGATGGTTAAATGCGTGGTGTCGAGCAGCAGGGCGTCGGGCTGCTGTTTGAGCGGTGCAACGGCACGGCGGCTGTCGGCTTCGTCGCGTGCTTCGATGTCGGCGAGAATGCGCTCGAACGCCACGCCTTGGGTGGGCACGCCGATTTGTTTGGCGCGGCGTTCGGCGCGGATGCGGGCGGATGCGGTCAGGAAGATTTTCAGCGCGGCATCGGGAAAAATCACCGAGCCTATGTCGCGCCCGTCGCCCACCAAGCCTTTTTCGGTGAGGAAGGCACGCTGGCGCTGCAACAATGCTTCGCGCACTTTGGGCAGCTGCGCCACCGCCGATGCGCCCATGCCGATGGCTTCGGTACGGATGGCTTCGGTAACGTCTTGGCCGCCAAGCAGGATGCGGCCGCCGTCGAACCCGGCGGGCAGTTGCTCTGCCAAGGCGGCTACGGCTGCTTCGTCGCTCCAATCGGCATTGTGTTGCCGGGCGTAAAGCGCGGTCAGCCGGTAAAGCGCGCCCGAATCGAGATAATCGAAGCCGAGTGCGGCGGCCACGCGCGAGGCCACCGTGCCTTTTCCTGATGCGCTGGGGCCGTCGATGGCGATGATTTTGCGGTTTAAATCCATATCGGTATTCTCTTTGAACCCGCCGCAGCGGTGTTTTTCAGACGGCCTTTCGGCTTTGTCCGAACCGTTATTCAGGCCGTCTGAAACAATCTATAAAACGAAAACGGAATTATATAGACTGAATATAGGCTTGTAACTCTTTTTATTGCTGCACCCGAGCCGTTTCAGGCCGTCTGAAAGGCATACGGCAGCACACACAAAATACTTTCGCAGCGTTATAATCCGCCCGTTTGACTTCAACCCAGATAACGGAACTTAACATGCAACAACTCAAATTGGCCGTTGCGGGCGCGCAGATTCTGTTTGTGGCCTTCGGCGCGATGGTGCTGGTGCCGCTCTTAACCGGCCTGAACCCTGCGATGGCGCTCTTGGGCGCGGGCATCGGCACGCTGCTTTTCCAATTGGTTACCAAGCAGAAAGTGCCGGTTTTTTTAGGCTCGTCGTTTGCCTTTATCGCGCCGATTATTTACGCCGTCGGCGAGTGGGGGCTGCCTTCCACCATGTTCGGCCTGTTTGCGGCGGGCTTTATGTATTTTGTGTTTGCCGCGCTGATTAAATGGCGCGGGTTGGCGGCTGTTAACCGCCTGCTGCCGCCGGTGGTTATCGGACCGGTGATTATGGTGATCGGTTTGTCGGTGGCGGTGGTGGCCAGCCAGATGGCGATGGGGCAGGCCGGCGGCAAGCAGGCGGTGGACTACGCCCAATCGCTGCTGCTTTCGGGCTTCACTTTCGCCGTTACCGTGGTGGTGGCGGTGTTCGGCAGCAAAATGATGAAGCTCGTTCCCATTTTAATCGGCGTGGGCGCAGGCTATATTGCTGCTCTGCTAATGGGCTTGGTGGACACGGCGCCGATTGCCGCCGCGCCGTGGTTTGCCGTGCCGCATTTTGAAACGCCGCAAATCAACTGGCAGGCCGCGCTGTTTATGCTGCCGGTTGCCATCGCCCCCGCCATCGAGCATATCGGCGGCGTGATGGCCATCGGCAAAGTAACCGGCAAAGATTACGCCAAAGACCCCGGCCTCGACAAAACGCTGGCGGGCGACGGTTTGGGCGTGTGCGTGGCGGGTTTGATCGGCGGCCCGCCCGTAACCACCTACGGCGAAGTAACCGGCGCGGTGATGATTACCAAAAACGGCAATCCGAAAATCATGACCTGGGCGGCTGTTTTCGCCATCTGCATGGCGTTTTTCGGCAAGTTCAATGCTTTTCTGGCTTCGATTCCGCTGCCGGTGATGGGCGGGATTATGATTCTGCTGTTCGGCACCATCGCCTCGCTCGGCCTGAAAACGCTGATTGACGCCAAAGTGGATTTGATGCAGCCGAAAAACCTCGTTATCGTCAGCTCGGTGCTCACCACCGGCGTGGGCGGCATGATTATCAAGCTCGGCAGCGTCAGCTTTGCCGGCGTGGGTTTGTGCGCGGTGCTGGCGATTATTCTGAACTGGATACTGCCCGACGAAAAACCGGTCGAAACCTTGCCGGGCCGCGAAATCTGATCGCTTGAGCTTGCCAGCAAGGCATTAACGGCCCGGTTGCGGCAAGCGGAACGGTTTTACATTTACAGGCCGTCTGAAAATATTTTTTCAGACGGCCTGTAGTCTTTGCGAGCCGCCTGAAACGCCCGCTTCCTTACGGGGCTTTAACCACATCCGCCAGCAGTTCATAAGAACGCAGTTGCGCGGTTTTGTCATAAATATAGCTGACCGCCATAATTTCATCGGCCTGCACCTGCGCCTGCAATCGGTCGAGTTGGAATTTAACCGTCTCGGGCGCGCCGATCAGGCTGCACGACATCATCGCGTCGGCCATATTCAAAATATGCGGCGGAATGTGCTGTGCAATATCGGCTTGCGGCGGCTGCATTCCGCTGCGGCTGCCGGTAACGACATTCAGGAAAAATTGCAGGCAGGTTGAAGAAAGGAAGCGTGCTTCTTCGTCGCTGTCGGCCACGATGGTGTTTACACCGATGATAACTT
The sequence above is a segment of the Neisseria dentiae genome. Coding sequences within it:
- a CDS encoding integration host factor subunit beta is translated as MTKSELMVRLAEVFAEKNGTQLMAKDVEYSVKVLVDTMTRSLAKGQRIEIRGFGSFDLNRRPARVGRNPKTGERVEVPEKYVPHFKPGKELRERVDQALLNAK
- the cmk gene encoding (d)CMP kinase codes for the protein MDLNRKIIAIDGPSASGKGTVASRVAAALGFDYLDSGALYRLTALYARQHNADWSDEAAVAALAEQLPAGFDGGRILLGGQDVTEAIRTEAIGMGASAVAQLPKVREALLQRQRAFLTEKGLVGDGRDIGSVIFPDAALKIFLTASARIRAERRAKQIGVPTQGVAFERILADIEARDEADSRRAVAPLKQQPDALLLDTTHLTIEESVKKVLDWYAKI
- a CDS encoding ATP phosphoribosyltransferase regulatory subunit, which translates into the protein MQSWQLPEHIADILPSSARQLESARERLLALFRVHGYELVHPPLMEYSNSLLTHIDAGLSLKTIRVVDQLSGRQLGIRADITPQVARIDAHLLSANNGINRLCYAGSVLHARPDGFLSTREPLQVGAELYGYADVAADIELIDLMLKSVAIGDVGEVLLSLGHIGVFRALAEAAGLAQEQAAQLLALMQDKDAAAVNAQVVAWKLDGMWAKAFSLLPALYGSRDVLAEARAKLPDLFAVGKALNELQAVCDAFPQQAMHIDLSELRVDNYHTGLLYAAYGKDSHEAVARGGRYDGLGEYFGRARPATGFSFDLRTFIGRLPPCEQQPPVAVAAADLPQAQETVNRLRAEGQAVVIDYGAGQNGVRKATRRLQRQGDGWQVVETEI
- a CDS encoding uracil-xanthine permease family protein, which translates into the protein MQQLKLAVAGAQILFVAFGAMVLVPLLTGLNPAMALLGAGIGTLLFQLVTKQKVPVFLGSSFAFIAPIIYAVGEWGLPSTMFGLFAAGFMYFVFAALIKWRGLAAVNRLLPPVVIGPVIMVIGLSVAVVASQMAMGQAGGKQAVDYAQSLLLSGFTFAVTVVVAVFGSKMMKLVPILIGVGAGYIAALLMGLVDTAPIAAAPWFAVPHFETPQINWQAALFMLPVAIAPAIEHIGGVMAIGKVTGKDYAKDPGLDKTLAGDGLGVCVAGLIGGPPVTTYGEVTGAVMITKNGNPKIMTWAAVFAICMAFFGKFNAFLASIPLPVMGGIMILLFGTIASLGLKTLIDAKVDLMQPKNLVIVSSVLTTGVGGMIIKLGSVSFAGVGLCAVLAIILNWILPDEKPVETLPGREI
- the rpsA gene encoding 30S ribosomal protein S1, encoding MTMENFAQLLEESFTLQEMNPGEVITAEVVGIDQNFVTVNAGLKSESLIDVAEFKNAQGEIEVKVGDFVTVTIESVENGFGETKLSREKAKRAADWIALEEAMENGDILSGVINGKVKGGLTVMINSIRAFLPGSLVDVRPVKDTSHFEGKEVEFKVIKLDKKRNNVVVSRRAVLEVTLGEERKALLENLQEGSVVKGIVKNITDYGAFVDLGGIDGLLHITDLAWRRVKHPSEVLEVGQEVEAKVLKFDQDKQRVSLGMKQLGEDPWSGLTRRYPQGTRLFGKVSNLTDYGAFVEIEQGIEGLVHVSEMDWTNKNVHPSKVVQLGDEVEVMILEIDEDRRRISLGMKQCQANPWEEFAANHNKGDKLSGAVKSITDFGVFVGLPGGIDGLVHLSDLSWTETGEEAVRKYKKGEEVEAVVLAIDVEKERISLGIKQLEGDPFGNFISVNDKGSLVKGVAKSVDAKGAVVALSDEVEAYLPASEWSSERVEDLRNVLKEGDEVEAVVATVDRKNRSIKLSVKAKDAKDNRDALNSVNAAATASAGTTSLGDLLKAKLSGDQE